One part of the Bdellovibrio bacteriovorus genome encodes these proteins:
- a CDS encoding PilW family protein: MHMKPLNNSGMTLVEVLVAIGISLISLTVLMQLTLSNRTHKSEVDRSIILKEILTNNAIELKGRAVTDIPLPGNCIVRTYNYQTEFQNEVTQAGNPPLCGLPEPSKDSIQVVWEVEPATSISADFSSPSLKLPKYSNTLKKVTLHVHGYSSGTGARLIHNQVTLSWSFCWR; encoded by the coding sequence ATGCATATGAAACCTCTGAACAATTCCGGCATGACGCTGGTGGAGGTGCTTGTTGCAATCGGGATTTCCCTGATCAGCTTGACAGTACTGATGCAGCTGACTCTTTCCAATCGCACTCACAAATCCGAAGTGGATCGCTCTATCATCCTCAAAGAAATTCTGACCAACAACGCCATCGAGCTGAAAGGCCGCGCGGTCACGGATATCCCCCTTCCCGGGAATTGCATCGTTCGGACATACAATTACCAGACTGAATTTCAAAACGAAGTGACTCAAGCCGGAAACCCGCCGCTGTGCGGACTTCCGGAGCCCTCCAAAGACAGCATTCAAGTTGTATGGGAGGTTGAACCTGCCACCAGTATCAGTGCGGATTTCAGTTCTCCGTCGTTGAAGCTTCCAAAATATTCCAACACACTGAAAAAAGTGACCCTGCATGTGCACGGGTATTCCAGCGGAACCGGAGCCCGCCTGATTCACAATCAGGTGACTCTGTCATGGAGCTTTTGCTGGCGGTAA
- the lon gene encoding endopeptidase La, with amino-acid sequence MSFDDKVLEIPQTLPMLPVRDIVVFPYMIIPLFVGRDASIRSVEEALAKNRLIFLASQKDITEENPSPDNIYTVGTVAMIMRMRKLSDGRVKILIQGVAKGRVKNFTKTSPSFEVAVEKIEETPVQKTVVENEALIRTAKEHIERIIALGRPLSPDILLVLDDVSDPGRIADLIASNLGIKVQDAQKVLETSDATERLKLVNEILAAELEVMQTQSKNRTGAKDDMSKSQREYFLREQMKAIKNELGEGDSKSEEMDELREKLVNAGMPPHVEAEALKQLGRLERMHPDASEATMVRTYLDWMADLPWSKKSEDHIDLKRSKEILDEDHYELEKAKDRIMEFLAVRKLKPNLKGPILCFGGPPGVGKTSLGKSIARAMGREYFRIALGGVKDEAEIRGHRRTYVGAMPGKIIQALRQAKTSNPVIVLDEIDKLGSDFRGDPSAAMLEVLDPEQNATFRDNYLNVDFDLSNVLFIATANVLENIPPALRDRMEILNIPGYTENDKLLITKKHLIRRQIEANGITEENIKFTDEGIKYLIAGYTREAGLRNLEREVGSVCRKVAKMVVMEETNFVEVNATTVPELLGPPRFQRDDKIADSQVGVVQGLAWTQAGGEVLTIEALKMKGKGHLALTGQLGDVMKESAHAAMSYARAHQEELGIPEDFFEKYDVHVHLPAGAIPKDGPSAGITLTTALVSLMTGTPVRHDIAMTGEVTLQGRVLPVGGIREKCLAALNLGITNIIIPMACQKDLADIPKVFKDKINFILAENLDEVFAVAFDKSAKGQEKKPAAKKDPKKTKSLAA; translated from the coding sequence ATGAGTTTTGACGATAAAGTCCTAGAAATCCCACAGACCCTTCCCATGCTACCTGTGAGAGACATCGTAGTATTCCCCTACATGATCATTCCTTTGTTCGTAGGCAGAGACGCTTCGATCCGCTCAGTTGAAGAAGCTTTGGCAAAAAATCGCCTGATCTTCCTGGCTTCCCAGAAAGACATCACTGAAGAAAATCCATCTCCAGACAACATCTACACTGTTGGTACAGTGGCGATGATCATGAGAATGAGAAAACTTTCCGACGGCCGCGTGAAAATCCTTATCCAAGGTGTCGCTAAAGGCCGCGTGAAAAATTTCACCAAGACCTCCCCTTCCTTTGAAGTGGCTGTTGAAAAGATCGAGGAAACACCGGTTCAAAAAACCGTTGTTGAAAACGAAGCTTTGATCAGAACCGCGAAAGAGCACATCGAGCGCATCATCGCTTTGGGCCGTCCTCTTTCTCCGGACATCCTGCTGGTTCTGGATGATGTTTCTGATCCAGGCCGTATTGCTGACCTTATCGCTTCCAACCTGGGCATCAAAGTTCAGGACGCACAGAAGGTTCTGGAAACTTCTGATGCTACAGAAAGACTGAAACTGGTTAACGAGATTCTGGCTGCTGAACTTGAAGTGATGCAGACACAATCCAAAAATCGCACAGGCGCCAAGGACGACATGTCCAAGTCCCAGCGCGAATACTTCCTGCGTGAGCAGATGAAGGCTATAAAGAATGAGCTTGGAGAAGGCGACTCCAAATCAGAGGAAATGGATGAGTTGCGCGAAAAGCTGGTGAACGCCGGCATGCCTCCTCATGTGGAAGCAGAAGCCCTGAAACAACTGGGCCGTCTGGAGCGTATGCACCCGGATGCATCTGAAGCCACAATGGTTCGCACATACCTTGACTGGATGGCGGATCTTCCTTGGAGCAAGAAATCTGAAGATCATATTGACCTGAAACGTTCCAAAGAAATTCTGGACGAAGATCACTATGAACTGGAAAAAGCCAAAGACCGCATCATGGAATTCCTGGCGGTTCGCAAGCTGAAACCAAACCTGAAAGGACCAATCCTGTGCTTCGGCGGTCCTCCGGGTGTGGGTAAAACATCCCTGGGTAAATCCATCGCTCGTGCGATGGGCCGTGAATACTTCCGTATCGCTCTGGGCGGCGTGAAGGATGAAGCGGAAATCCGTGGTCACCGCCGCACTTATGTGGGCGCGATGCCGGGTAAAATCATCCAGGCTCTTCGTCAGGCTAAAACAAGCAATCCAGTGATCGTACTGGATGAAATTGACAAATTGGGTTCTGACTTCCGTGGTGACCCTTCTGCAGCAATGCTGGAAGTGCTGGATCCGGAACAAAACGCCACTTTCCGTGACAACTATCTGAATGTCGACTTCGACCTTTCAAATGTGTTGTTCATCGCAACAGCCAACGTGTTGGAAAATATTCCACCAGCTTTGCGTGACCGTATGGAGATCCTGAACATTCCTGGTTACACCGAGAATGACAAGCTGTTGATCACGAAGAAACACTTGATCCGCAGACAGATCGAAGCCAACGGTATCACTGAGGAAAACATCAAGTTCACTGACGAAGGTATCAAATACCTGATCGCAGGCTACACTCGCGAAGCGGGTCTTCGTAACCTGGAGCGTGAAGTGGGTTCCGTCTGCCGTAAAGTGGCTAAGATGGTGGTGATGGAAGAAACGAACTTTGTTGAAGTAAACGCAACAACCGTTCCGGAGCTTCTGGGTCCTCCAAGATTCCAGCGTGATGACAAGATCGCGGATTCTCAGGTGGGCGTGGTTCAGGGTCTTGCCTGGACACAAGCGGGTGGTGAAGTTCTCACTATCGAAGCTTTGAAAATGAAAGGTAAAGGACATCTTGCATTGACGGGCCAGCTTGGCGACGTGATGAAAGAGTCCGCTCACGCAGCAATGTCTTACGCTCGTGCTCACCAGGAAGAACTGGGTATCCCAGAGGACTTCTTTGAAAAGTACGATGTGCATGTGCACTTGCCAGCCGGTGCGATCCCGAAAGACGGTCCATCTGCAGGTATCACTCTCACGACCGCTCTTGTGAGTTTGATGACAGGCACTCCGGTTCGTCACGATATCGCGATGACTGGTGAAGTGACCTTGCAAGGACGTGTACTGCCGGTCGGTGGTATCCGTGAGAAGTGTCTTGCCGCTTTGAACCTGGGTATTACAAACATCATCATCCCGATGGCTTGCCAAAAGGATCTTGCTGATATCCCTAAGGTGTTCAAGGATAAGATCAACTTCATCCTTGCAGAAAATCTGGACGAAGTCTTCGCAGTTGCCTTCGACAAGTCGGCAAAAGGTCAGGAGAAAAAGCCTGCCGCGAAGAAAGATCCGAAAAAGACCAAATCGCTTGCGGCCTAA
- a CDS encoding TraR/DksA family transcriptional regulator — translation MNATELTELTETELQNLKESLLFQKSTILNKSHEFKEEQSSMAAVADEAEAASQDISNNISIHLHERDRTALYAIERALGKIADGTYGQCESCTEIINARRLQARPFTALCIDCMEEQESQTGLFQ, via the coding sequence ATGAACGCAACCGAACTCACAGAGTTGACTGAAACTGAACTGCAAAATCTAAAAGAATCCCTGCTCTTCCAAAAGAGCACGATCCTCAATAAATCACATGAATTTAAAGAGGAACAATCCAGCATGGCTGCGGTTGCGGATGAAGCGGAAGCCGCTTCTCAGGATATCTCCAACAATATCTCTATTCACTTGCACGAACGTGACCGTACCGCTTTGTACGCGATCGAAAGAGCTTTGGGAAAGATCGCTGACGGGACCTACGGCCAGTGCGAATCCTGCACTGAAATTATCAATGCTCGCCGTCTGCAGGCACGACCTTTCACAGCCCTTTGTATTGACTGCATGGAAGAACAAGAAAGCCAGACTGGCCTCTTCCAATAA
- a CDS encoding TraR/DksA family transcriptional regulator — protein MTSRISENLVMECRRKLLTAKQDVLNRFRTAQRELVHAERGGDEADQSVAHIEEHSFLISQARMRNQLVEIEMALARIEQGTFGICEETEELIESERLLAIPWTRLSIEGAEMREAVSRKFAR, from the coding sequence ATGACAAGTCGTATCTCTGAAAACTTAGTGATGGAGTGCAGAAGAAAACTTCTTACCGCGAAACAGGATGTTTTGAATCGTTTCAGAACAGCCCAGCGCGAACTGGTCCATGCGGAGCGTGGCGGTGACGAAGCAGATCAATCTGTCGCCCACATCGAAGAACATTCTTTTTTGATATCCCAAGCACGCATGAGAAATCAACTGGTCGAGATCGAGATGGCCCTGGCTCGCATCGAGCAAGGCACATTCGGAATCTGCGAAGAGACCGAGGAACTTATCGAATCTGAAAGGTTGCTGGCAATTCCGTGGACTCGCTTGTCCATCGAGGGTGCCGAGATGCGAGAAGCGGTAAGTCGTAAGTTTGCGCGATAA
- a CDS encoding penicillin-binding protein activator, translating to MKLYFSLLLTAGLLASCTTVATKRTPMKPAATTAAAGKKPKAVGGLTTGKPPEQIESETLSVPATPTADVLGQLKSLVNQAVQAPSKADQESYRLKAIDIVENKLNEDQLEDVADESDFGFLRGHAMFRLGEISLDKKDTSDAKMYFNSVTEFVPGSDLALRAQEIILQLDSAKNVKSQTVGVVLPLSGRNAPVGQRALRGLEMGLGLHIPGSGFQLAVMDSEGNPDSARRGVERLVKEDNVIAIVGSLLSKTAPAVAAKSDELGVPTIALSQRSGLTEVGPTVFRNSLTSGMQVRALVRTAMEDMGMKKFAVLYPNDPYGIEFTNIFWDEVLARGGEITAVQTYSVKETDFRLVVQRLVGTYFGEARQDEFNMRLKELQSSGKKHSVRQSNLENVLPPITDFDAIFIPDSARAMGQISAMLSYNDVRGVKLLGTNLWNTKDIAKRAGNFAQNLVFVDSMTPANQDRSRFVNEYRSLYNEPPSLIEIQAYDAGLILRQLIAAGASSREELVQKLGQLNKFPGSLGSLSINAEREIERPVTALTIEKGEVIPLKVRK from the coding sequence ATGAAACTCTACTTTTCACTCTTGCTGACGGCCGGCCTTCTGGCTTCCTGTACGACAGTAGCTACGAAACGCACCCCGATGAAACCGGCCGCAACGACGGCCGCTGCGGGTAAAAAACCAAAAGCCGTCGGCGGTCTGACCACCGGAAAACCGCCAGAGCAGATTGAAAGTGAAACCTTGAGCGTGCCTGCCACTCCAACCGCCGATGTGCTGGGACAACTCAAGTCCCTCGTAAATCAGGCCGTGCAAGCACCCAGCAAAGCAGATCAGGAATCTTACCGCCTTAAAGCAATCGACATCGTTGAAAACAAATTGAACGAAGATCAGCTTGAGGACGTGGCGGATGAATCCGACTTTGGATTCCTGCGCGGGCATGCGATGTTCCGCCTGGGGGAAATTTCCCTGGATAAAAAAGACACCTCCGATGCAAAAATGTATTTTAATTCTGTGACGGAGTTTGTTCCGGGCAGCGATCTGGCACTGAGAGCCCAGGAGATCATACTGCAGCTTGATTCCGCCAAGAACGTAAAGTCCCAGACCGTGGGCGTGGTGCTGCCACTGAGTGGCCGTAACGCCCCTGTGGGCCAGCGTGCGCTGCGGGGCCTTGAAATGGGCCTGGGCCTTCATATCCCCGGCTCGGGCTTCCAATTGGCCGTGATGGACAGTGAAGGCAATCCTGACTCCGCCCGCCGCGGAGTCGAGCGTCTGGTGAAAGAAGACAACGTTATCGCCATCGTGGGAAGCTTGCTTTCCAAGACGGCTCCGGCTGTGGCGGCGAAGTCCGATGAACTGGGTGTGCCGACCATTGCCCTTTCCCAGCGTTCCGGTTTGACGGAAGTGGGCCCGACCGTGTTCAGAAATTCTCTGACCAGCGGCATGCAGGTGCGCGCGCTGGTTCGCACGGCGATGGAAGACATGGGCATGAAAAAGTTCGCGGTGCTTTACCCGAACGATCCCTATGGCATCGAATTCACCAACATCTTCTGGGATGAGGTGCTGGCCCGTGGAGGCGAGATCACCGCTGTTCAGACTTACTCTGTAAAAGAGACAGACTTCCGCCTGGTTGTGCAGCGTCTGGTGGGAACTTACTTCGGTGAGGCCCGTCAGGATGAGTTCAACATGCGTTTAAAAGAACTGCAAAGCTCCGGCAAGAAACACTCAGTTCGTCAGAGCAATCTTGAAAATGTGCTGCCACCCATCACCGACTTTGATGCGATCTTTATCCCCGACTCGGCCCGCGCCATGGGACAGATCTCAGCGATGCTGTCTTACAATGACGTGCGTGGTGTGAAACTTCTGGGCACCAATCTTTGGAACACCAAAGACATCGCCAAACGTGCCGGCAACTTTGCGCAGAATCTGGTGTTTGTGGACAGCATGACTCCAGCGAATCAGGACCGCTCACGTTTCGTGAACGAATACCGCAGCCTTTACAATGAACCACCTTCATTGATTGAAATTCAGGCCTATGATGCGGGTCTTATTCTGCGTCAGTTGATTGCCGCCGGAGCCAGCTCCCGCGAGGAATTGGTGCAGAAGCTAGGCCAGCTCAACAAGTTCCCTGGATCGCTAGGAAGCCTCAGTATTAATGCTGAGCGCGAAATTGAGCGCCCGGTGACCGCTCTAACTATTGAAAAAGGCGAAGTAATTCCCCTTAAAGTCCGCAAATAG
- a CDS encoding DnaJ C-terminal domain-containing protein: protein MSKKDFYSLLNVSRSATADEIKKSYRKLAMQYHPDKNPGDKKAEEKFKEITEAYEVLSDTKKREMYDQFGHAGAQGFGGAGGPFGGAGGFGGFGGAGAGGAGAGAGGDPFQDIFGDVFGEIFGNARGGPGAGGARARRPSKGTDLRYTLNISFEESALGSEKVISFMRQRGGREEPAKLSVNVPAGVKEGQRLKLAGEGDASGGAAAGDLYVIINIQEHPLFKRNENDVTLDLPIVYTDAILGTNIEVPTLTGKAMIRIPPGTHSGQTFRLKGKGFPKLGGFGSGDMLVRVLVDTPSSLSNKQKELVEELAKTTDTSPLVKAFQDKVAQLMRTRK from the coding sequence TTGTCTAAAAAAGATTTTTACTCCCTTTTGAATGTTTCCCGCTCGGCCACTGCTGATGAGATCAAAAAATCTTATCGCAAGCTGGCTATGCAGTATCACCCGGACAAAAATCCCGGCGATAAAAAGGCCGAGGAAAAATTCAAGGAAATCACCGAAGCCTACGAGGTTTTGAGTGATACCAAAAAACGTGAAATGTACGACCAGTTCGGTCACGCCGGGGCCCAGGGCTTTGGCGGAGCTGGCGGCCCGTTCGGCGGTGCCGGGGGATTCGGTGGCTTTGGTGGTGCCGGAGCTGGCGGTGCTGGAGCCGGGGCCGGTGGCGATCCCTTCCAGGACATCTTCGGGGATGTCTTTGGTGAGATCTTCGGCAATGCCCGTGGCGGACCCGGAGCTGGTGGAGCTCGCGCGCGCCGTCCTTCCAAAGGCACGGACCTGCGCTATACACTGAATATCTCTTTTGAAGAATCCGCCTTGGGCAGCGAAAAAGTCATCAGCTTCATGCGCCAGCGTGGCGGCCGTGAAGAGCCTGCGAAACTTTCCGTGAATGTTCCTGCCGGCGTGAAAGAAGGCCAGCGCCTGAAACTGGCCGGCGAAGGTGATGCTTCCGGAGGCGCTGCCGCCGGAGACCTGTATGTGATTATCAACATTCAGGAACACCCGCTGTTTAAACGAAACGAAAACGATGTGACATTGGATCTTCCGATTGTTTACACCGATGCGATTTTGGGAACCAACATCGAAGTTCCGACCCTGACGGGAAAAGCCATGATCCGCATTCCTCCGGGAACACACTCTGGCCAGACCTTCCGTCTGAAGGGCAAAGGTTTCCCTAAACTGGGCGGCTTTGGATCCGGCGACATGCTTGTGCGCGTTCTGGTGGACACCCCAAGCAGCCTGAGCAACAAACAAAAAGAACTGGTGGAAGAACTTGCCAAGACCACGGACACAAGTCCGCTGGTGAAAGCCTTCCAGGATAAAGTCGCACAACTGATGAGGACGCGTAAATGA
- the grpE gene encoding nucleotide exchange factor GrpE — translation MSEENNSQNSNPPNPENGEIASEIQKLQEQAEKFKNDYLYLRAEFENYKRNAIKERSELTKYGGERLVRDLLEVVDNFDRALSVNVSAENFNTFKQGVDMTAQELKSLLQRHNVTEIPAQGAPFDPNVHEALSSEATDQMAPGHVVRVFKKPYKLHDKVIRPGQVVVAKKPE, via the coding sequence ATGTCAGAAGAAAACAACTCTCAAAACTCCAATCCTCCCAATCCAGAAAATGGCGAAATCGCTTCTGAGATCCAGAAACTTCAGGAACAAGCGGAAAAGTTCAAAAACGACTATCTTTATCTGCGCGCTGAGTTTGAAAACTACAAACGCAACGCGATCAAGGAACGTTCCGAGTTGACGAAGTACGGCGGCGAGCGTCTGGTGCGCGACCTGCTGGAAGTGGTGGACAATTTCGACCGCGCCCTGAGCGTGAACGTGAGTGCTGAGAACTTCAACACCTTCAAACAGGGTGTGGATATGACCGCTCAGGAATTAAAATCCCTGCTTCAGCGTCACAATGTGACCGAAATCCCGGCGCAAGGCGCACCGTTTGATCCGAACGTTCACGAAGCGCTGAGCAGCGAAGCGACAGACCAAATGGCCCCTGGCCACGTGGTGCGTGTGTTTAAAAAGCCTTACAAACTTCATGATAAAGTGATCAGACCTGGCCAAGTGGTTGTTGCCAAGAAGCCAGAGTAA
- the hemW gene encoding radical SAM family heme chaperone HemW: MAFGVYIHIPYCIQRCTYCDFATYEQSKILPPDQYVELLFKEIRQKHRYYTPQSLDTIYFGGGTPSLIPANLIVAIIKELGRYGFTTRPDTEITIEINPATVSKEKLKTYLDNGINRFSVGAQTFDDRLLKMVHREHSAKQTLETLDLLRAHGVNFSFDILFALPSQTVEGLRRDVEIAVEQGAKHISPYCLTVPDGHPLSKGRPIDDEQVEMFDIIADELTRKGFQQYEISNFALPGFESRHNMLYWVDEPYWSLGLSAHSYSKESAWGTRYWNINSINEYQKQILAFDGQEFDSPVRHLPSNQVEVLEMHQALTDFCHTSMRLMRGLNVGQLQAKFPQNVSEKVLQIMKNLEEKSWIRHDNGHWSLTREGLVLSNRVFQELTFLQEDL; the protein is encoded by the coding sequence ATGGCATTTGGCGTCTATATCCACATTCCCTACTGTATCCAGCGCTGTACTTACTGCGATTTTGCCACTTATGAGCAAAGCAAGATTCTGCCGCCGGATCAGTACGTCGAACTCCTGTTTAAGGAGATTCGCCAGAAGCACCGCTATTACACTCCCCAAAGTCTGGACACCATTTACTTTGGTGGAGGCACGCCGAGCCTCATCCCTGCAAATCTCATTGTAGCGATTATCAAAGAGCTGGGTAGATATGGATTTACAACTAGACCTGACACCGAGATCACCATCGAGATCAATCCGGCGACCGTCAGCAAAGAAAAACTGAAAACCTATCTGGATAACGGCATCAACCGTTTCAGTGTGGGTGCTCAAACCTTTGATGATCGCCTGTTGAAAATGGTTCATCGCGAGCATTCGGCCAAACAAACCCTGGAGACTCTCGACCTTCTTCGGGCTCATGGAGTGAATTTCAGCTTTGATATTCTGTTTGCACTGCCTTCACAAACTGTCGAGGGCCTGCGCCGTGATGTGGAAATCGCTGTTGAACAAGGGGCCAAACATATCAGCCCTTATTGTCTGACAGTTCCCGACGGGCATCCTTTGTCAAAAGGCCGCCCGATTGACGACGAACAGGTTGAAATGTTTGACATCATCGCTGATGAACTGACGCGCAAAGGTTTTCAGCAGTACGAAATATCCAACTTTGCCCTGCCCGGTTTTGAGTCCCGTCACAACATGCTTTACTGGGTCGATGAACCATATTGGAGCCTGGGCCTGAGCGCACATTCCTATTCCAAAGAATCCGCCTGGGGCACGCGTTACTGGAACATCAATTCCATCAACGAATACCAAAAGCAAATTCTGGCATTTGACGGTCAGGAATTTGATTCTCCGGTGCGCCATCTGCCATCGAATCAGGTGGAAGTGCTGGAAATGCATCAGGCGCTTACAGACTTTTGTCATACTTCGATGCGTCTGATGCGTGGACTCAATGTGGGCCAGCTTCAAGCCAAATTCCCGCAAAACGTCAGCGAAAAGGTCCTGCAAATCATGAAAAATCTGGAAGAAAAATCCTGGATTCGCCATGACAACGGGCATTGGTCACTGACGCGCGAGGGCCTTGTGCTGAGCAACCGTGTTTTCCAGGAACTGACTTTCCTTCAAGAAGATCTCTAA
- a CDS encoding M16 family metallopeptidase: MSKKFQLKNGMKVLLLESHKSPVVSVQMWVKTGSADEKKTEEGISHFIEHLVFKGTRKYKVGEIAATVEGSGGELNAYTSFDQTVFYVTISKQFSDVALDVISEMMGYPTFDPQEIDNEREVVLEEIKRGQDSPGRRASQLLFTNVFPKSPYGIPVIGYDKVVKKVSAKKIREFYQSRYVPSNMFLVVSGDFDSKEMKTRVQQMFGGFAPYKLRKVARKKEPAQKTVRIKVEQAKFEQTTAYLTWRIPSVKHKDIAALEVMSAILGQGDSCRLMQTLRIKEPLTNSVGSFAYSMQDDGLFAVSLGLEKENLTKALSALIPELVRIVTEPPTVAEMQKAITNFASHEVYSMETVDNIARKAGSNEFYYGDHDYYKKYMKQVYALKPEDIQKIAKKYLKADSFGLSMMTNMDKKNADRILKAFAKDLRKALREAKVVKQKAPRFAAKKFNINAGAAKGVPTTERIVLDSGATLLIREQSDTPYVAMKAAFLGGARVEPEGQNGLTELFARNWMSGSKNFTEDDINLRVDELAAGIGAFGGRNSAGLSMDYLSPFEDKMLEIYADSLLAPQFPEIILEREKVVLKNQIKARNDNPAQLCILAFMQEIFKGHPYSRDLVGSETTVNAISSADLLGYYKKIAMAKNVTFSVVGDVDTKKWVKMLNEITKELPKGERVKNHFAAPKITESKRLFRELKKEQSHIIVGYQGLTLSSPERYTMEIIQSILSGQGGRLFIELRDKNSLAYSVSPMHMEGIECGYFGGYIGCSPEKSEKAIQMLKAEFNKLATTKISPEELVRAQRYLIGRHDIELQRKSTIGNAILFDDIYGLDYRESLDVADKYFAVSPEDVQKLAQKIFSQPSIVSLVGPTDVKS; encoded by the coding sequence ATGTCTAAGAAATTTCAACTAAAAAACGGTATGAAAGTCCTTTTACTGGAAAGCCACAAGTCTCCGGTGGTCTCAGTGCAAATGTGGGTGAAAACAGGCTCGGCGGATGAAAAAAAGACCGAAGAGGGGATCTCTCACTTTATCGAGCATTTGGTGTTTAAGGGGACCCGCAAGTACAAGGTGGGTGAGATCGCGGCCACCGTGGAAGGCTCCGGCGGGGAGCTGAATGCCTACACCTCTTTTGACCAAACTGTGTTTTATGTGACCATTTCCAAACAATTCTCGGATGTGGCGCTGGATGTGATCAGCGAAATGATGGGCTATCCCACTTTTGACCCCCAGGAAATCGACAACGAACGCGAAGTGGTTCTGGAAGAGATCAAACGCGGACAGGACAGCCCGGGCCGCAGAGCCAGTCAGCTGCTATTCACCAACGTCTTCCCAAAAAGCCCTTACGGCATTCCGGTGATTGGTTATGACAAGGTCGTAAAAAAAGTTTCCGCAAAAAAAATCCGCGAATTTTATCAGTCCCGTTATGTGCCATCAAATATGTTCCTGGTGGTGTCCGGCGACTTTGATTCGAAAGAAATGAAGACCCGCGTGCAGCAGATGTTTGGCGGTTTTGCGCCGTACAAGCTGCGCAAAGTGGCGCGCAAAAAAGAACCGGCGCAAAAAACCGTCCGCATCAAGGTTGAGCAGGCGAAATTTGAACAGACCACCGCCTATCTGACCTGGAGAATCCCAAGCGTCAAACACAAGGACATCGCGGCCCTTGAGGTGATGTCAGCGATTCTGGGGCAGGGGGATTCCTGCCGTCTGATGCAGACCTTGCGCATTAAGGAGCCTCTGACCAATTCGGTGGGGTCATTTGCCTATTCCATGCAGGACGACGGTCTATTTGCCGTGTCGCTGGGCCTTGAAAAAGAGAATCTGACCAAAGCGCTCAGCGCGCTGATTCCGGAACTGGTCCGGATTGTGACGGAGCCACCCACGGTCGCAGAAATGCAAAAAGCCATCACCAACTTTGCCAGCCACGAAGTTTATTCCATGGAGACAGTGGATAACATTGCGAGAAAAGCCGGAAGTAACGAGTTCTATTACGGCGATCATGACTACTACAAAAAGTACATGAAGCAGGTCTATGCGCTGAAACCGGAAGATATTCAGAAGATCGCCAAAAAATATCTAAAGGCGGACAGCTTTGGTCTGTCCATGATGACAAACATGGATAAGAAAAACGCGGACCGCATCCTGAAAGCGTTTGCCAAAGACTTAAGAAAAGCCCTGCGTGAGGCAAAAGTCGTAAAGCAGAAAGCACCGCGCTTTGCCGCGAAGAAATTCAATATCAATGCCGGCGCGGCCAAGGGCGTTCCAACCACGGAGCGTATTGTACTGGATTCCGGTGCGACCCTGTTGATTCGCGAACAAAGTGATACGCCGTACGTGGCGATGAAAGCCGCGTTCCTGGGCGGGGCGCGTGTTGAGCCGGAAGGTCAAAACGGTCTGACGGAACTCTTTGCCAGAAACTGGATGTCGGGATCCAAAAACTTCACTGAAGATGACATCAATCTTCGGGTGGACGAGTTGGCAGCGGGGATTGGCGCATTTGGCGGCCGAAATTCCGCAGGTCTTTCCATGGATTACCTTTCACCATTTGAAGACAAAATGCTGGAGATCTATGCCGACTCCCTGCTGGCGCCGCAGTTCCCGGAAATCATCCTGGAGCGCGAAAAGGTTGTCCTGAAAAATCAGATCAAAGCCCGCAATGACAATCCGGCCCAGCTTTGCATTCTGGCCTTTATGCAGGAGATCTTCAAAGGGCATCCGTACTCCCGCGATCTGGTGGGAAGTGAGACGACGGTAAACGCCATCTCGTCCGCCGACCTTCTGGGCTATTACAAAAAAATCGCCATGGCGAAGAACGTGACGTTCTCGGTCGTCGGGGATGTGGACACCAAAAAATGGGTGAAGATGCTGAATGAAATCACGAAAGAGCTTCCCAAAGGGGAGCGCGTGAAAAATCATTTTGCCGCACCAAAAATCACAGAGTCCAAACGCCTGTTCCGTGAACTTAAAAAAGAACAAAGCCACATTATCGTGGGCTATCAGGGTCTGACACTTTCAAGTCCAGAGCGCTACACGATGGAAATCATTCAGTCCATCTTAAGTGGTCAGGGGGGACGGCTGTTCATCGAGCTTCGTGATAAAAACTCGTTGGCTTATTCCGTGTCACCAATGCACATGGAAGGGATTGAGTGTGGATATTTCGGTGGATACATCGGTTGTTCACCCGAGAAATCAGAAAAAGCCATCCAGATGCTGAAGGCGGAATTCAACAAGCTGGCGACAACGAAGATTTCCCCGGAAGAACTGGTGCGCGCGCAGAGATATTTGATCGGCAGACACGATATCGAACTGCAAAGAAAGAGCACCATCGGCAATGCCATCTTGTTCGATGATATCTATGGCCTGGATTATCGTGAAAGCCTGGATGTGGCGGACAAGTACTTTGCGGTCAGCCCTGAGGATGTTCAGAAGCTCGCGCAAAAAATCTTTTCCCAGCCTTCGATCGTCAGTCTGGTGGGACCTACGGATGTGAAATCCTAA